The Crocinitomicaceae bacterium genome includes a region encoding these proteins:
- the purQ gene encoding phosphoribosylformylglycinamidine synthase I, with translation MKFGVVTFPGSNCDEDMVYALGTLLGQKVERLWHKDQDLKGCDFIVLPGGFSYGDYLRSGAIARFSPIMQEVIAHGQRGGYVMGVCNGFQILCETPLLEGALMHNNSRKFICKNVFLKPISKSAAITKSLDHNKAFKIPIAHGEGKFYAPDDLLKSMYDNDQILFKYCDEQGNITDESNPNGALDNIAGITNKTKNVFGMMPHPERAADENLSNTDGKLIFESILANLK, from the coding sequence ATGAAATTTGGCGTAGTTACTTTTCCCGGTTCAAATTGTGATGAAGACATGGTTTATGCGCTGGGTACTTTGCTCGGACAAAAGGTTGAACGTTTGTGGCATAAAGATCAGGATTTAAAAGGATGTGATTTTATTGTATTGCCGGGCGGTTTTTCGTATGGTGACTATTTGAGATCCGGTGCTATTGCGCGTTTTTCTCCAATCATGCAAGAGGTAATTGCACATGGTCAGCGCGGCGGTTACGTGATGGGTGTTTGTAATGGTTTCCAGATTTTGTGTGAAACGCCTTTGCTTGAGGGTGCACTCATGCATAATAACTCTCGCAAATTCATTTGCAAAAATGTTTTTCTGAAACCAATTTCTAAATCTGCGGCAATAACTAAAAGTCTTGATCACAATAAGGCATTTAAAATTCCTATTGCGCACGGTGAAGGTAAATTTTATGCACCTGATGATTTACTCAAATCAATGTACGATAATGATCAGATTCTTTTCAAATATTGTGATGAACAAGGAAATATAACCGATGAATCAAATCCAAACGGTGCGTTAGACAATATTGCCGGCATTACCAATAAAACAAAAAATGTGTTTGGCATGATGCCGCACCCTGAACGTGCAGCTGATGAAAATTTATCAAATACAGATGGTAAATTGATTTTTGAATCTATTCTGGCGAATTTGAAATAA
- the fbp gene encoding class 1 fructose-bisphosphatase, producing MENVKTLGEFIIEQQSDFSGSTGEFSSLLSAIRLASKVVNQQVNKAGLMSHILGSAGDMNVQGEEQQKLDVFANNQMIKALTHRKVVCGIASEENDEYIPINNDGRYVIAMDPLDGSSNIDVNVSIGTIFSIYHRITPVGHQVRAEDFLQTGRKQVCAGYVIYGSSTMLVYTTGNGVNGFTYDPGIGVYFLSHPNMKMPEQGKIYSINEGNLNRCSAGVKQYVEYCKHIDPASKRPYTGRYIGSLVADVHRNLLKGGIYMYPSTTDAPAGKLRLLYECNPLAFIIEQAGGKASDGHRNIMDIEPTGLHQRTPYFAGSKNMVEKVEELIKQEK from the coding sequence ATGGAGAATGTAAAAACCCTTGGAGAATTTATTATTGAGCAACAATCAGATTTTTCAGGTTCAACCGGAGAATTTTCAAGTCTGCTCAGTGCTATCCGACTTGCATCCAAAGTAGTAAATCAACAAGTGAATAAGGCGGGTTTGATGTCTCACATACTGGGTTCAGCCGGTGATATGAATGTGCAAGGTGAAGAGCAACAGAAGTTAGATGTGTTTGCCAACAACCAAATGATTAAGGCACTTACTCACCGTAAAGTAGTGTGCGGAATTGCTTCAGAAGAAAATGATGAATACATTCCAATCAACAATGACGGGCGTTATGTTATTGCCATGGATCCGCTTGATGGTTCATCTAATATTGATGTCAATGTATCCATTGGTACTATTTTCAGTATCTATCATCGCATTACTCCGGTTGGACATCAAGTGCGCGCTGAAGATTTTTTACAAACGGGTCGCAAACAAGTTTGTGCAGGTTATGTGATCTATGGCTCATCAACCATGCTGGTTTATACAACAGGTAATGGCGTGAATGGGTTTACGTATGATCCCGGAATTGGTGTATATTTTTTATCGCACCCCAATATGAAAATGCCTGAACAGGGAAAAATTTATTCTATCAATGAAGGAAATCTCAACCGCTGCAGTGCAGGTGTGAAACAATACGTTGAATATTGCAAACATATTGACCCTGCAAGCAAACGCCCTTACACCGGAAGATACATTGGTTCTTTGGTAGCTGATGTACACCGCAATTTATTGAAAGGTGGAATTTATATGTACCCTTCAACTACTGATGCACCGGCAGGTAAACTGAGGTTGTTGTATGAATGCAATCCGCTGGCATTTATCATTGAACAAGCCGGAGGAAAAGCAAGTGACGGACACCGCAACATCATGGATATTGAACCCACCGGTTTACATCAGCGCACTCCTTATTTTGCCGGTTCAAAAAATATGGTGGAGAAGGTGGAGGAATTGATTAAGCAAGAAAAATAG
- a CDS encoding outer membrane beta-barrel protein has product MREISRNYIFTWLLPLMLVCNWNWSIAQVQIGFSAGYLESDFFEKEKKEWHLININLFGEPYKPYYSFSSKSDYGFNAQCFIRTRFTKHFDFVLGCDYIYRTATFNEEYYSSYSSVRELSTTEIELHGLYTKLLYEFHVPIGKWEWYLNCGLYYGKVFKGNFDGVTERYVTYSNGWNTEQTYTQIYFNQDTGNKSSLVRNELGWLCNTGIIIPLYNRFYLNSELGVMTNYGRIHGGDVAVRQPELIKVRSFNFNVGVSIKLWDKSERR; this is encoded by the coding sequence ATGAGAGAAATTTCAAGAAATTATATTTTTACATGGCTCTTGCCTTTGATGCTAGTTTGTAATTGGAACTGGTCAATTGCGCAGGTTCAGATTGGTTTTAGTGCGGGTTATCTTGAGAGTGATTTTTTTGAGAAAGAAAAAAAAGAGTGGCATTTAATTAATATTAATCTTTTTGGAGAGCCTTACAAACCATATTATTCATTTTCTTCAAAATCTGATTATGGATTCAATGCACAATGTTTTATTCGAACCCGATTTACCAAGCATTTTGATTTTGTTTTGGGTTGTGATTATATCTATCGAACTGCGACATTTAATGAGGAGTATTATTCTTCTTATAGTTCAGTGCGTGAATTAAGTACAACAGAAATTGAACTTCACGGTCTTTATACTAAATTGTTGTACGAATTTCACGTGCCTATTGGTAAGTGGGAATGGTATTTGAATTGCGGATTATATTATGGAAAAGTGTTCAAGGGAAATTTTGACGGAGTTACTGAAAGATATGTTACTTATAGCAATGGTTGGAATACTGAACAAACATACACACAGATCTATTTCAATCAGGATACGGGCAATAAAAGTTCTTTAGTGAGAAATGAATTGGGTTGGTTGTGTAATACCGGTATCATCATTCCGTTGTATAATAGATTTTATTTAAACTCAGAACTTGGTGTAATGACAAATTATGGGCGAATACATGGAGGCGATGTTGCTGTGAGGCAACCAGAATTAATCAAAGTGAGAAGTTTTAATTTCAATGTTGGAGTATCAATAAAACTTTGGGATAAATCAGAACGCAGGTAA
- the can gene encoding carbonate dehydratase: MSELIKKLLEGNVKWVEATNKRKPGFFKKLAQAQSPDFLWIGCSDSRVPASDITNTLPGAIFVQRNIANMVIHTDANLLSVVNYAVKILKVKHIIVCGHYGCGGVAAAMGNEHFGFIDNWLMHIKDVYRLHEEELDSIKDEKKRFDRYVELNVIEQVHNLSKVSFIQEEWHQGEYPYIHGWVYSLENGRIKDLKVSVNNSKKLDDIYQYKPLRKKKNK, from the coding sequence ATGAGTGAATTAATAAAAAAATTACTGGAAGGAAATGTAAAATGGGTTGAGGCAACCAATAAAAGAAAGCCGGGATTTTTTAAAAAACTTGCTCAGGCCCAGTCTCCCGATTTTTTATGGATTGGATGTTCTGACAGCCGCGTGCCTGCTAGTGATATTACCAATACTTTGCCCGGTGCTATTTTTGTGCAGCGCAACATTGCCAACATGGTAATTCACACTGATGCAAATTTGCTGAGCGTGGTGAATTATGCAGTAAAAATTCTAAAAGTAAAACACATTATTGTATGCGGACACTATGGTTGCGGAGGTGTTGCCGCTGCTATGGGTAATGAGCATTTTGGTTTCATTGACAACTGGCTCATGCATATAAAAGACGTGTATCGTTTACATGAAGAAGAGTTAGATTCAATCAAAGATGAGAAAAAAAGATTTGACCGTTATGTTGAACTGAATGTGATTGAACAAGTGCACAATCTTTCTAAAGTCTCATTCATTCAAGAAGAATGGCATCAAGGTGAATATCCCTACATACACGGGTGGGTGTACAGTCTAGAAAATGGTCGTATCAAAGATTTGAAAGTATCTGTAAACAACAGTAAAAAACTGGATGATATTTACCAATACAAACCGTTGCGCAAAAAAAAAAATAAATAA